Proteins from one Enoplosus armatus isolate fEnoArm2 chromosome 4, fEnoArm2.hap1, whole genome shotgun sequence genomic window:
- the LOC139284568 gene encoding glial cell line-derived neurotrophic factor-like, with protein sequence MKLWDSLTTCLILLSAVHASSLLRSTSAERRGRAAESPLELPPVQIRLSVASPGISRAEADPADWEETLAGGEKYTMEEPPPNEFEDVVDFIKVTISRIRRSSSSTVSSSTSSSTTSSPSKENLSSRSRHRRERKKAARQPERGRGGARVGETGRKVRGGRGNGRGQGCVLKQIHLNVSDLGLGYRSSEEMIFRYCSGPCRKSETNYDKILYNLAHNRRLPPKDTPPQACCRPIAFDDDLSFLDDNLVYHTVRKHSARKCGCV encoded by the exons ATGAAGTTATGGGATAGCCTGACCACTTGTTTGATACTGCTGAGCGCCGTGCACGCCAGCTCGCTGCTCCGGTCCACGTCCGCCGAGAGGAGAGGGCGCGCCGCCGAGAGTCCCCTGGAGCTCCCGCCGGTTCAGATCCGCCTGTCTGTCGCTTCCCCGGGCATCAGCCGCGCTGAGGCGGATCCAGCGGACTGGGAAGAGACGCTGGCTGGAGGAGAAAAAT ATACCATGGAGGAGCCCCCCCCAAACGAGTTTGAAGACGTGGTGGACTTCATCAAAGTGACCATCAGTAGAATACGCCGCTCCTCCTCATCCACCGTGTCCTCatctacctcctcctccaccacctcctccccctccaaaGAAAACTTGAGCAGCAGGAGTCGACAcagaagggagaggaagaaggcgGCGAGACAGCCAgaacgaggaagaggaggagctagAGTGggggagacagggaggaagGTTAGGGGAGGACGAGGTAATGGACGAGGACAGGGATGTGTGCTCAAACAGATCCACCTCAATGTGTCGGACCTCGGTCTGGGCTACCGCTCCAGCGAGGAAATGATATTCAGGTACTGCTCTGGACCTTGCAGGAAGTCCGAGACCAACTACGACAAAATCCTTTACAACCTCGCTCACAACAGGAGGCTTCCTCCCAAAGACACGCCCCCCCAGGCTTGCTGTCGACCAATAGCGTTTGACGATGACCTCTCGTTTCTGGACGACAACCTCGTCTACCACACCGTGAGGAAGCACTCTGCCAGGAAATGTGGTTGTGTGTAG